From one Candidatus Omnitrophota bacterium genomic stretch:
- a CDS encoding aspartate kinase: protein MKKKDIIVQKFGGTSVANPERIKGVAQRVAACKRKGNSVVVVVSALGDTTDELLDLADQITKDPPERELDMLLATGEQVSVALLAMALNKIGCQAISFTGAQVGIMTDSSHTKAKIIDVSTTRIKKELKKNKVVIVAGFQGINLDQEITTLGRGGSDMTAVALAKVLNAKVCEIYTDVKGVYTADPRVVKNARKLPTISYEEMLELASLGAQVMQARSMEVASKFNIPMHVRSSMQHDTGTLITREVKEMEDVLVRGVTADKSEAKVTVCDVPDKPGEASRMFEKLAKASVNVDMIIQNISRTGSTDISFTVSKKQLHKTQGVIEKISRQIGAKGVKFDRNIAKISVVGIGMRSHSGVAARMFSALASKKINIEMISTSEIKISCVIENKYADKAVKAIHKAFELGEKSKQRRTARKK from the coding sequence ATGAAGAAGAAAGACATTATCGTACAGAAATTCGGCGGTACCAGTGTGGCCAATCCAGAAAGGATCAAAGGCGTCGCCCAAAGGGTCGCTGCCTGCAAGAGAAAAGGTAATAGTGTGGTCGTTGTGGTTTCCGCGCTCGGTGACACTACCGATGAACTTCTGGACCTCGCCGACCAGATAACCAAAGATCCCCCGGAAAGGGAGCTTGACATGCTTCTTGCCACCGGAGAACAGGTATCGGTGGCCTTACTGGCAATGGCTCTTAACAAGATCGGATGCCAAGCGATTTCTTTTACCGGTGCTCAGGTGGGGATAATGACCGATTCATCTCATACCAAGGCAAAGATAATCGATGTCAGCACGACGCGTATCAAGAAGGAGCTGAAGAAGAACAAAGTGGTTATCGTTGCCGGCTTCCAAGGTATTAACCTCGACCAGGAGATAACAACTCTCGGTAGAGGCGGTTCGGATATGACCGCCGTCGCTCTTGCCAAAGTGCTTAACGCTAAAGTATGCGAGATATATACCGATGTCAAGGGAGTGTATACGGCCGACCCCAGGGTAGTGAAGAACGCGCGCAAACTCCCGACGATAAGCTACGAGGAAATGCTCGAACTGGCTTCATTGGGCGCTCAGGTCATGCAGGCAAGAAGCATGGAGGTCGCCAGCAAGTTCAACATTCCTATGCACGTACGTTCAAGTATGCAACATGATACCGGCACACTGATAACCAGGGAGGTAAAAGAAATGGAAGACGTTCTTGTCAGAGGCGTTACTGCCGATAAAAGCGAAGCAAAGGTCACTGTCTGTGATGTTCCGGATAAGCCTGGCGAAGCCAGCAGGATGTTCGAAAAGCTGGCCAAAGCCAGTGTCAACGTTGATATGATCATCCAGAATATTTCACGCACGGGATCCACCGATATATCGTTTACCGTTTCGAAGAAACAGCTTCATAAGACCCAGGGCGTGATAGAAAAGATCAGCAGGCAGATAGGCGCCAAGGGGGTGAAATTCGACAGGAATATCGCCAAGATATCCGTGGTGGGTATAGGGATGCGGAGCCACTCGGGTGTGGCGGCGAGAATGTTTAGCGCTCTTGCTTCCAAAAAGATCAACATCGAGATGATATCCACAAGTGAGATCAAGATCTCCTGTGTCATTGAGAACAAATACGCCGATAAGGCCGTTAAAGCCATTCACAAAGCGTTTGAACTTGGCGAAAAGTCCAAACAGAGAAGGACCGCCAGAAAAAAATAG